A portion of the Chondrinema litorale genome contains these proteins:
- a CDS encoding oxygenase MpaB family protein: MQRFAENLLNDMRLVGDELADNAIKGLFEGEVPISFKDIFNNNWRENDAIQENTKEQLSRFFSVSQELPAWADSRKMKKANMFFSEYSGDIMGLLGSLSLPYCYAAADGAKVLAFSERIKKDTQNRLAETGQFVLDVLSPNMFELSGKAVTSIQKVRLIHASIRYHILKSGKWKMEWGLPVNQEDMAGTNLAFSFIILRGLRKSGRVISTENADAFMHIWNVIGFMLGLDEKLIPQNLKAAYDLAQLIERRHMKPSAEGKLLTKALLESYKDLPVKLPNGYLTSYMRYLMGDDIANMLELPQANWTSNLVKLQKLNNTLGQYTSLILNKSAGRKFDKTELEKKQPQFTFPEKLGFD; the protein is encoded by the coding sequence ATGCAACGATTTGCTGAGAATCTTTTAAATGATATGCGCCTTGTTGGTGATGAACTGGCAGATAATGCAATTAAAGGCTTATTTGAGGGTGAAGTACCAATTAGTTTTAAAGATATTTTTAATAATAATTGGAGAGAGAATGATGCGATACAGGAAAATACAAAAGAGCAGCTAAGTAGATTTTTTAGTGTATCGCAAGAGCTACCTGCTTGGGCTGACTCAAGAAAAATGAAAAAAGCCAACATGTTTTTCTCAGAATATTCTGGTGATATAATGGGTTTACTGGGTAGTTTATCTTTACCATATTGCTATGCGGCGGCAGATGGAGCAAAAGTGCTGGCATTTTCTGAGAGGATTAAAAAAGACACACAAAACCGATTAGCAGAGACTGGGCAGTTTGTGTTGGATGTACTTTCTCCAAATATGTTTGAGTTGAGTGGGAAAGCTGTTACAAGTATCCAAAAAGTAAGGCTTATACATGCATCTATTCGATACCATATTTTAAAATCGGGAAAATGGAAAATGGAGTGGGGCTTGCCTGTAAATCAAGAAGATATGGCCGGGACTAACCTTGCCTTCTCTTTTATTATTTTGAGAGGCTTGCGTAAGTCAGGCAGAGTAATTTCTACTGAAAATGCAGATGCTTTTATGCATATCTGGAATGTAATAGGATTTATGTTGGGACTAGATGAAAAACTAATTCCTCAAAATTTAAAAGCTGCATATGATCTTGCCCAATTAATTGAAAGGCGACATATGAAACCCTCCGCCGAAGGTAAGTTGCTTACAAAAGCATTGCTAGAAAGTTATAAAGATTTACCTGTTAAGCTCCCAAATGGCTATTTAACATCATATATGCGCTATTTAATGGGGGATGATATTGCAAATATGCTCGAGTTGCCACAAGCTAATTGGACAAGTAATTTGGTGAAGCTACAAAAGCTTAATAATACCCTAGGGCAATATACAAGCCTTATCCTGAATAAATCAGCCGGTAGAAAATTTGATAAAACAGAGTTAGAAAAGAAACAACCTCAATTTACCTTTCCTGAGAAACTTGGTTTTGATTGA
- a CDS encoding pseudouridine synthase, whose translation MNKRKPTSFRKGKNADNKPAFEKKGKSKPVFKKKNEKFSKPKPPEYGERYVKAIKKEEEEKGSDQIRLNRYIANSGVCSRRDADQLITDGKITVNGKVVKEMGYKVSTTDTVKYQGKLLKRESFVYVLLNKPKGFITTMSDEKGRRTIMDLVSNACEERIYPVGRLDKETTGLIMLTNDGDLAKKLSHPSGKTQKIYHVELDKPISNTDYDTIVHREFELEDGPVDLDGINIISDDRKKLGVELHSGRNRIVRRMFAHFKYEVVKLDRTVFAGLTKLDLPRGNWRYLSEKEVIRLKHFQRV comes from the coding sequence ATGAATAAAAGAAAACCTACAAGTTTCAGAAAGGGGAAAAATGCGGATAATAAACCTGCTTTTGAAAAAAAAGGCAAGTCAAAACCTGTATTTAAAAAGAAAAACGAGAAGTTTTCCAAGCCCAAGCCACCTGAATATGGCGAAAGATATGTTAAGGCAATAAAGAAGGAAGAAGAGGAAAAAGGAAGTGATCAAATTCGCCTTAATAGATACATTGCAAACTCAGGAGTGTGTTCGAGAAGAGATGCTGACCAATTGATAACCGATGGAAAAATCACGGTTAATGGTAAGGTAGTTAAAGAAATGGGATACAAGGTATCTACTACTGATACAGTTAAATACCAAGGTAAACTCCTAAAAAGAGAGAGCTTTGTATACGTGTTACTAAATAAACCAAAAGGTTTTATTACCACCATGTCTGACGAAAAAGGCAGACGAACTATTATGGATTTGGTTAGTAACGCTTGTGAAGAAAGAATTTATCCTGTAGGTAGACTCGATAAAGAAACTACGGGATTAATTATGTTGACTAATGACGGTGATCTGGCAAAAAAGCTTTCGCACCCTTCTGGTAAAACCCAAAAAATTTACCACGTAGAACTAGATAAACCGATCTCTAATACAGATTACGATACCATAGTACACAGAGAATTTGAATTGGAAGATGGACCAGTAGATTTGGATGGGATTAATATTATTTCTGACGACAGAAAAAAACTTGGTGTAGAGTTGCATTCTGGTAGAAATAGAATTGTAAGAAGAATGTTTGCCCACTTCAAATATGAAGTTGTTAAACTAGACAGAACTGTTTTTGCAGGTCTTACCAAATTGGATTTACCGCGTGGAAATTGGAGATATCTTTCTGAAAAAGAAGTAATAAGACTCAAACATTTTCAAAGAGTATAA
- the metG gene encoding methionine--tRNA ligase: MDSNNKKRYTITAALPYANGPLHIGHIAGAYLPADTFVRFLRMKEEDVVFVCGSDEHGAAITIKARKEGVSPQQIIDKFHELNKDTFKEFGIAFDIYHRTSAKIHHETSQDFFTVLNDKGEFDIIESEQYYDEEAEQFLADRYITGTCPKCGNENAYGDQCESCGSSLSPTDLINPKSTLTGSEPILKKTKHWYLPMQNHEGWIKKWIEEGILDNKQHHNPEEWKKHVLGQCKSWIDGGLQARAMTRDLDWGIKVPLEEAKGKVLYVWLDAPIGYISATKEWANMNGKNWEDYWKSEDAKLIHFIGKDNIVFHCIINPIILKSYGNGFVLPDNVPANEFLNLEGNKLSTSRNWAVWLHEYLKEFPGKQDVLRYVLTTIAPENKDSEFTWKDYQAKNNSELVAILGNFVNRTMVLTHKYFNGEVPVRGELVKYDQDVVNMVAEIPEKIENLIRQYKFRDALAEAMQLARIGNKYLADTEPWKLFAQDPDIVKTIMNICLQITANLGVILQPFLPDTAEKIQFMLGMKNVKWNLAGKMDILFPYDKLGRTELLFDKIEDSVVEQQVKKLEKAKLASIPATPAKEAVSFDDFTKMDIRTGTILHAEKVAKTKKLLKLKVDTGIDTRTIVSGIAEFFKPEEIIGLQVSVLVNLAPREIKGITSQGMILMAEDRDGSLSFMTPRKKVNNGSVVR, from the coding sequence ATGGACTCAAATAATAAAAAAAGATATACAATTACTGCTGCTTTACCGTATGCTAACGGACCGTTACATATCGGTCACATAGCTGGTGCATATCTTCCTGCTGATACCTTTGTGAGGTTTCTCAGAATGAAAGAAGAGGATGTAGTATTTGTGTGTGGTAGTGACGAACACGGAGCGGCAATTACCATTAAGGCACGAAAAGAAGGAGTTAGTCCTCAGCAAATTATTGATAAGTTTCACGAACTGAATAAAGATACTTTTAAGGAGTTTGGAATTGCTTTCGATATATATCACCGTACATCAGCCAAAATCCATCATGAGACTTCTCAAGATTTTTTCACTGTATTAAATGACAAAGGAGAGTTTGATATAATTGAATCTGAACAGTACTATGATGAAGAAGCTGAGCAGTTTCTAGCCGATAGATATATTACCGGAACTTGCCCTAAATGTGGTAACGAGAATGCTTATGGAGACCAGTGCGAAAGCTGTGGTTCTTCACTAAGCCCTACTGATTTAATAAATCCGAAATCTACTTTAACAGGAAGTGAGCCAATACTTAAGAAAACCAAGCACTGGTATTTGCCAATGCAGAATCATGAGGGTTGGATTAAGAAATGGATTGAAGAAGGAATTTTAGATAATAAACAACATCACAACCCTGAAGAATGGAAAAAGCATGTATTAGGTCAGTGTAAATCTTGGATTGATGGTGGTTTACAAGCCAGAGCCATGACACGTGATCTTGACTGGGGTATAAAAGTACCATTAGAAGAAGCCAAAGGGAAAGTACTATATGTTTGGTTAGATGCACCTATCGGTTACATTTCTGCTACTAAAGAGTGGGCCAACATGAATGGCAAAAACTGGGAAGATTATTGGAAAAGTGAAGATGCCAAGCTCATCCATTTTATAGGAAAAGATAATATAGTTTTCCACTGTATTATTAACCCTATCATCTTAAAGAGCTATGGAAATGGTTTTGTATTGCCAGATAATGTACCCGCAAACGAGTTTTTAAATTTAGAAGGGAATAAACTTTCTACTTCAAGAAACTGGGCTGTTTGGTTACATGAATATCTAAAAGAATTTCCTGGAAAGCAAGATGTACTTCGCTATGTACTTACAACCATTGCTCCTGAGAATAAAGACAGTGAGTTTACTTGGAAAGATTACCAAGCTAAAAACAATAGTGAACTAGTTGCAATTCTTGGTAATTTTGTAAACCGTACTATGGTACTAACACATAAGTATTTTAATGGCGAAGTTCCTGTAAGAGGTGAGCTAGTAAAATACGACCAAGATGTTGTAAACATGGTAGCTGAAATTCCTGAGAAAATTGAAAACCTAATTAGGCAATATAAATTTAGAGATGCGCTAGCAGAAGCAATGCAACTGGCTCGTATTGGTAATAAATACTTGGCTGATACTGAACCTTGGAAACTATTTGCGCAAGATCCTGATATAGTAAAAACCATTATGAATATTTGCCTTCAGATTACAGCAAATCTGGGTGTTATTCTACAACCATTTTTACCTGATACTGCTGAGAAGATTCAGTTTATGTTGGGAATGAAAAATGTAAAATGGAATTTAGCAGGCAAAATGGATATACTTTTCCCATATGATAAACTGGGAAGAACTGAGCTTTTATTTGATAAAATAGAAGATAGTGTAGTAGAACAGCAGGTTAAAAAATTGGAAAAAGCTAAACTGGCATCAATACCTGCAACACCTGCTAAAGAAGCTGTAAGTTTTGATGATTTCACAAAAATGGATATCAGAACTGGTACCATCTTACATGCAGAAAAAGTAGCTAAAACTAAGAAACTTTTAAAATTAAAAGTAGATACAGGAATAGATACTCGCACCATTGTAAGTGGTATTGCAGAATTCTTTAAACCTGAAGAAATTATTGGTCTTCAAGTAAGTGTATTGGTAAATCTTGCACCTAGAGAAATTAAAGGAATTACCTCTCAGGGTATGATTTTAATGGCTGAAGACAGAGATGGTTCATTATCATTTATGACTCCACGAAAGAAAGTAAACAACGGAAGTGTAGTTAGATAA
- the hisC gene encoding histidinol-phosphate transaminase, producing MIELPENIAALESYKPGKAVDNVFEGKDFKQTAILSSNENNLGTSPKAIAAMQNVLSNSFVYPDPSGMKLRTKLAKKHNTEINRIIIGDGSDGILSVIFKAFFKPGNELVSSKGSFVAVNVMTKLNNIPYIQAPLTAEYAFDLDTIYKLIGPKTKAVYLCNPNNPTGAMIGREELMNFVNKIPANILIIIDEAYAEFATELADDYPDTTEINLPNVLTLRTFSKAFGLAGVRLGYGIGSTFIIETLMKVKLTFTPSSIAQAAGMGALEDTEFMNKTVSTNNEGIEHYYKAFDRLQLKYVKSYGNFVMIDFGTEEKALKVFQGLLDRGVFVRLLRFFQLPHCIRITVGLPDECKLLVEKLAEVLKTL from the coding sequence ATGATAGAGTTACCTGAAAACATTGCAGCATTAGAAAGTTACAAGCCCGGAAAAGCAGTAGATAACGTTTTCGAAGGAAAAGATTTTAAGCAAACTGCCATTTTAAGCAGCAATGAAAATAATTTGGGAACATCTCCCAAAGCAATTGCAGCCATGCAAAATGTCTTGAGCAATTCTTTTGTTTATCCTGATCCAAGCGGGATGAAGCTCAGAACTAAACTGGCAAAAAAACACAATACTGAAATCAATCGAATTATTATTGGAGATGGCTCTGATGGCATCTTATCAGTAATATTTAAGGCCTTTTTTAAGCCCGGCAACGAGCTAGTATCTTCAAAAGGTTCTTTTGTTGCAGTAAATGTAATGACCAAACTCAACAATATTCCTTACATACAAGCGCCTTTAACTGCTGAATATGCTTTTGATTTAGATACAATTTATAAACTCATAGGTCCCAAAACTAAAGCTGTTTATCTCTGTAATCCAAACAACCCAACAGGGGCGATGATTGGCAGAGAAGAGTTAATGAATTTCGTCAATAAAATTCCAGCAAATATCTTAATTATTATTGATGAAGCTTATGCTGAATTTGCTACAGAACTAGCTGATGATTACCCTGACACGACTGAGATTAATTTACCTAATGTACTCACGCTGAGAACTTTCTCTAAAGCTTTTGGACTGGCAGGTGTAAGACTTGGCTATGGAATCGGTAGTACTTTCATTATTGAAACATTAATGAAGGTAAAACTTACTTTTACTCCTTCTAGCATTGCACAAGCAGCTGGTATGGGTGCACTAGAAGATACTGAGTTTATGAATAAAACTGTATCTACAAATAATGAAGGAATTGAACATTACTACAAAGCTTTTGACAGATTACAATTGAAATATGTAAAGTCTTATGGCAACTTTGTAATGATAGATTTTGGTACAGAAGAAAAAGCATTAAAAGTATTCCAAGGCTTATTAGACAGAGGGGTGTTTGTACGTCTACTCAGGTTTTTTCAATTGCCACATTGTATTAGAATTACTGTGGGCTTACCAGACGAATGTAAATTACTTGTTGAAAAACTGGCAGAAGTTCTTAAAACTTTATAA
- a CDS encoding formylglycine-generating enzyme family protein has product MLKRLTILTLFIWMTVSQVVMGQGNRSSFEKTEDVSGEQMLSSSTKSLYNDPTVKDPNEPEKINSNHASLKSMPEMIRINMGKNGKDEFLIARTEVTVRQFKLFCEETGKSMPSRMPNWGWNENHPIVYVTWKDANEYCMWLSKKTGLNYRLPTVQEWETAAKGGAKSLGYTYSGYDDPRMVSWYWGDDDDVNSTQTVATKKPNEIGLYDMSGNAWEWCSNPKDKDGNINTKYLKGGSWNRHKSTLEIDYTEEVPSNYFNFDLGFRPVAEL; this is encoded by the coding sequence ATGCTAAAACGCTTAACGATATTAACCTTATTTATTTGGATGACCGTTTCTCAGGTCGTAATGGGCCAGGGGAACCGGTCTTCTTTTGAAAAAACAGAAGATGTATCCGGAGAACAAATGCTAAGTAGTAGTACTAAAAGCCTCTATAACGATCCAACAGTAAAAGACCCTAACGAGCCAGAAAAAATAAATAGCAATCACGCTTCTTTAAAAAGTATGCCCGAAATGATTAGAATCAACATGGGCAAAAATGGGAAAGATGAGTTTTTGATTGCTCGTACTGAAGTTACAGTGAGACAATTTAAATTGTTTTGCGAAGAGACTGGTAAATCTATGCCATCTAGAATGCCAAATTGGGGGTGGAACGAAAACCACCCAATTGTATATGTAACTTGGAAAGATGCCAATGAATATTGCATGTGGTTATCTAAAAAAACGGGATTAAACTATAGACTGCCAACTGTACAAGAGTGGGAGACTGCTGCAAAAGGTGGTGCTAAAAGTCTTGGTTACACTTACAGCGGATACGACGACCCTAGAATGGTGTCTTGGTATTGGGGAGATGATGATGATGTAAACAGTACCCAAACAGTTGCTACCAAAAAACCAAATGAAATTGGCTTGTACGACATGAGTGGTAATGCTTGGGAATGGTGTAGCAATCCTAAGGATAAAGATGGAAACATTAATACAAAATATTTAAAAGGCGGAAGCTGGAACAGACATAAATCAACCTTAGAAATTGATTATACAGAAGAAGTTCCATCAAACTATTTCAATTTTGATCTTGGTTTTAGACCAGTTGCAGAACTATAA
- a CDS encoding ABC transporter ATP-binding protein codes for MSTTMDDNKQEAKKNKLNKKSFKKLLGIYRFMLPYRGWFILGLISLVFSSTILLGFPYLTGKLVDTSLGKNDWVLKGIDDIALGLVAILISQSFFSFLRIYFFAQVSERSMADIRKGLYEKYMTLPVSFFDSHRTGELFSRITADISLLQDTFSVTLSEFIRQTSTLFIGIGILFVTNPKLTLFMLVTIPILAISGFVFGKFIKTLSKKTQDALAEANIIVEETLQAVSTVKTFTNERFETNRYNRSIKEVVDLALKNGVYRGAFVSFIIFALLGGIVLVLWFGASMVESGEISFGDLVTFILYTMFIGGSIGGLGNIYGSLQKAVGASDRVLDILEEDTELNVATIDNSTQKRFEGSINFDNVTFAYPTREDVEVLKGITFKIEPGEKVALVGHSGAGKSTIAQLILRLYHNYNGYIGIDGVSMNDYTLNAYRKNIGIVPQDIVLFGGTIKENIAYGKINATDEEVREAARKAYALDFIESFPEGFDTVVGERGLKLSGGQRQRVAIARAILKDPAILILDEATSSLDAESEILVQQAIEELMKNRTTIVIAHRLATIRKVDKIFVIDKGLMVESGTHNELLALENGIYSNLVKLQFDLANG; via the coding sequence ATGTCAACTACAATGGACGACAATAAGCAAGAAGCAAAAAAAAATAAACTCAATAAAAAGTCTTTCAAGAAGCTACTGGGTATCTACCGATTTATGTTACCCTACCGTGGATGGTTTATTCTAGGCTTAATAAGTCTTGTTTTTTCAAGCACAATTTTATTGGGATTCCCCTACTTAACCGGCAAGCTGGTTGATACATCACTCGGTAAAAACGACTGGGTTTTAAAAGGGATAGATGATATAGCATTAGGACTAGTAGCAATTCTTATTTCACAAAGTTTTTTCTCTTTCTTAAGAATCTACTTTTTTGCACAAGTGAGCGAAAGGTCAATGGCCGATATTAGAAAAGGCCTCTACGAAAAATACATGACTTTGCCAGTAAGTTTCTTTGATTCACACAGAACTGGAGAGCTTTTTAGTAGAATTACCGCAGATATTTCTTTACTGCAAGATACTTTTAGTGTAACACTTTCTGAATTTATAAGACAGACCAGTACGCTTTTTATCGGTATCGGAATTCTGTTTGTAACCAATCCTAAGCTTACACTTTTTATGTTGGTTACCATTCCGATTTTGGCAATCAGTGGTTTTGTGTTTGGTAAGTTCATTAAAACTTTATCGAAGAAAACACAAGATGCTCTGGCAGAAGCTAACATTATAGTGGAAGAAACTCTTCAAGCAGTAAGCACAGTAAAAACCTTTACAAACGAACGCTTCGAGACGAATCGATATAACAGATCGATAAAAGAAGTGGTTGATCTAGCTTTAAAAAATGGAGTGTACAGAGGTGCATTTGTGTCTTTTATCATTTTTGCATTACTAGGTGGCATTGTACTGGTGTTGTGGTTTGGAGCAAGTATGGTAGAATCTGGCGAAATCTCTTTTGGCGATCTGGTTACCTTTATTTTGTATACCATGTTTATTGGTGGTTCTATTGGCGGTTTGGGAAATATATATGGCTCACTACAAAAAGCAGTGGGTGCTTCAGATAGAGTTTTGGATATTTTAGAAGAAGACACTGAGTTAAATGTAGCTACTATTGATAATAGTACGCAAAAGAGGTTTGAAGGAAGTATTAATTTTGATAATGTAACTTTTGCTTACCCGACCAGAGAAGATGTAGAAGTATTAAAAGGCATCACATTTAAAATTGAACCGGGTGAAAAAGTAGCTTTGGTTGGACATAGTGGTGCTGGTAAATCTACCATCGCTCAATTAATTCTAAGGTTATATCATAACTATAATGGGTATATAGGTATTGATGGAGTTTCTATGAATGATTATACCTTAAATGCTTATAGAAAAAATATAGGTATTGTACCACAAGATATTGTATTATTTGGAGGGACAATTAAAGAGAACATTGCCTATGGAAAAATTAATGCTACTGATGAAGAAGTGAGAGAAGCTGCTCGAAAAGCATATGCCCTCGATTTTATCGAAAGTTTTCCAGAAGGCTTTGATACAGTTGTAGGTGAAAGAGGCTTGAAACTATCTGGCGGACAGCGACAAAGAGTTGCAATTGCAAGAGCAATTCTTAAAGATCCAGCTATTTTAATTTTAGATGAAGCAACGAGTTCGTTAGATGCAGAGTCAGAAATATTAGTGCAACAAGCAATTGAGGAGTTAATGAAAAACAGAACTACAATTGTAATTGCTCATAGATTGGCAACCATTAGAAAAGTAGATAAGATTTTTGTGATAGATAAAGGACTAATGGTTGAATCTGGAACTCATAACGAGTTGCTAGCACTTGAAAATGGCATTTATAGCAATCTGGTAAAACTTCAGTTTGATCTGGCAAATGGTTAA